In Meleagris gallopavo isolate NT-WF06-2002-E0010 breed Aviagen turkey brand Nicholas breeding stock chromosome 15, Turkey_5.1, whole genome shotgun sequence, one DNA window encodes the following:
- the CCNG1 gene encoding cyclin-G1, whose protein sequence is MIETLVSGDARALLYRLTALLEQEPRCQPKGSGLRLIESAHDNGLRMTARLRDFEVKDLLSLTQFFGFHTETFSLAVNFLDRFLSKMKVQPKHLGCVGLSCFYLAVKATEEERNVPLATDLIRISQYRFTVSDMMRMEKIVLEKLSWKVKATTAFQFLQLYHSLIHENLSCERKRYLNFERLETQLKACHCRIMFSKAKPSVLALSIMALEIEEQKLLELTEALEFLQLHSKINNRDLTFWKELVLKCLTEYSSSKCSKPNVQKLKWIVSGRTARQLKHSYYRITHLPTIPETTS, encoded by the exons ATGATCGAGACGCTTGTGAGCGGCGATGCCCGCGCGCTGCTGTACCGGCTGACGGCTCTTCTGGAGCAGGAGCCGCGCTGCCAGCCGAAGGGCTCCGGCCTGAGGCTGATCGAGTCCGCCCACGACAACGGCCTCCGAATGACCGCGAGGCTGCGAGACTTCGAAGTGAAGGATCTGCTCAGCTTAACTCAGTTCTTCGGCTTCCACACGGAGACCTTCTCGCTGGCTGTCAACTTCTTAGATAGGTTCTTGTCCAAAATGAAG GTACAGCCTAAACACTTGGGCTGTGTTGGACTGAGCTGCTTCTACCTGGCTGTGAAGGCaacagaagaagagagaaatgttcCCTTAGCCACCGACTTAATTCGAATAAGCCAGTATAGGTTCACTGTTTCTGATATGATGAGAATGGAGAAAATCGTATTGGAGAAGCTTTCTTGGAAAGTCAAAGCAACAACAGCCTTCCAGTTTCTACAGCTTTATCATTCGCTCATTCATGAGAATTTAAGCTGTGAAAG GAAAAGATACCTTAATTTTGAGAGACTTGAGACCCAGCTTAAGGCATGTCACTGCAGAATCATGTTTTCTAAAGCTAAG cctTCTGTTTTAGCACTGTCTATTATGGCACTAGAGATAGAAGAACAAAAACTACTGGAGTTGACAGAGGCATTGGAATTTCTGCAGTTGCATTCCAAG ATCAACAACAGAGATTTGACCTTCTGGAAGGAATTGGTGTTGAAGTGCCTTACAGAATATTCCTCAAGCAAGTGTTCCAAACCAAATGTCCAGAAATTAAAATGGATCGTGTCTGGACGTACAGCACGGCAGCTTAAGCATAGCTATTATAGAATAACACACCTTCCTACAATTCCAGAAACCACCTCATAA